In a single window of the Leisingera daeponensis DSM 23529 genome:
- the pgi gene encoding glucose-6-phosphate isomerase: protein MFDALKTLHAEKCGENIPELFEKNPQRASAFSVQFETLLFDYSKTRITEKVRAGLIELCEARDVAGRRAAMFGGGLINETEQRAVLHTALRDPDGPELLVDGEDVRAPVRQTLERMEDLARRVRSGALAGPGGAFTDVVNIGIGGSDLGPVMATLALAPYHDGPRCHFVSNVDGAHIHDILQRLDPKTTLVIVASKTFTTVETMTNAATARRWVEAGGGAAARQFLALSTSEAETAAFGIPPEHVFGFEDWVGGRYSVWGPIGLSLMLAVGPEHFRDFLAGGKSMDDHFRTAPWEQNMPAMLALTGIWHHQVCGWPTRAVLPYDQRLRRLPAYLQQLEMESNGKSVAMDGTPLPYNSGPVVWGEPGTNGQHAFYQLLHQGTTVAPAEFLVAAKGHEPELDRHHQLLVVNCLAQSEALMRGRSLEEACALMKAAGYEGTELERQARHRVFPGNRPSTTLIYPQLTPYVLGQIIALYEHRVFVEGVILGINSFDQWGVELGKELANSLLPLLRGEGSADGKDGSTRALLRFVQDAQ from the coding sequence ATGTTCGATGCCTTGAAGACGCTGCATGCCGAAAAATGCGGCGAAAATATTCCTGAGCTGTTCGAGAAGAACCCGCAGCGCGCCAGCGCGTTCAGCGTGCAGTTCGAGACGCTGCTGTTCGACTATTCCAAGACCCGGATCACTGAAAAGGTGCGCGCGGGCCTGATTGAACTCTGCGAGGCGCGGGATGTTGCCGGGCGGCGTGCGGCGATGTTCGGCGGCGGCCTGATCAACGAGACTGAACAGCGCGCGGTGCTGCATACCGCTTTGCGCGATCCGGACGGGCCGGAGCTGCTGGTCGATGGAGAGGACGTGCGGGCGCCTGTGCGGCAAACGCTGGAGCGGATGGAGGATCTGGCGCGCCGGGTGCGCTCCGGCGCCTTGGCCGGGCCGGGCGGCGCCTTTACCGATGTGGTCAACATCGGCATTGGCGGTTCCGACCTGGGGCCGGTGATGGCAACGCTGGCGCTGGCGCCGTACCACGATGGCCCGCGCTGCCATTTCGTGTCCAACGTCGATGGCGCCCACATTCATGACATTCTGCAACGGCTTGATCCCAAAACAACTTTGGTGATCGTTGCCTCCAAGACGTTTACCACTGTCGAAACCATGACCAACGCCGCCACGGCGCGGCGCTGGGTGGAGGCAGGCGGCGGCGCGGCGGCGCGGCAGTTTCTGGCGCTGTCGACGTCGGAGGCGGAAACCGCGGCCTTCGGCATCCCGCCCGAGCATGTGTTCGGCTTTGAAGACTGGGTTGGCGGCCGCTATTCGGTCTGGGGACCGATCGGGCTGAGCCTGATGCTGGCGGTCGGGCCTGAGCATTTCCGCGACTTTTTGGCAGGCGGAAAGTCGATGGACGACCATTTCCGCACGGCCCCGTGGGAGCAGAACATGCCGGCGATGCTGGCGCTGACCGGGATCTGGCACCATCAGGTCTGCGGCTGGCCGACGCGCGCGGTGCTGCCCTATGACCAGCGGCTGCGGCGGCTGCCGGCCTATCTGCAGCAGCTGGAAATGGAATCGAACGGCAAGTCGGTTGCCATGGACGGCACGCCCTTGCCCTACAATTCCGGCCCGGTTGTCTGGGGCGAGCCCGGCACCAACGGCCAGCACGCGTTCTACCAGCTGCTGCACCAGGGCACCACGGTTGCGCCTGCCGAGTTTCTGGTCGCAGCAAAGGGGCATGAGCCGGAGCTGGACCGGCATCACCAGCTGCTGGTGGTGAATTGCCTGGCGCAATCCGAGGCGCTGATGCGCGGCCGCAGCCTGGAAGAGGCTTGCGCGCTGATGAAGGCCGCCGGCTACGAGGGAACGGAGCTGGAGAGGCAGGCGCGGCACCGGGTGTTCCCGGGCAATCGGCCCTCCACCACGCTGATCTACCCGCAGCTGACGCCCTATGTGCTGGGCCAGATCATCGCGCTTTATGAGCACCGGGTGTTCGTCGAGGGTGTGATTCTGGGCATCAACTCCTTTGACCAATGGGGCGTGGAGCTGGGCAAGGAGCTGGCCAATTCCCTGCTGCCCCTGCTGCGCGGCGAGGGGTCTGCGGACGGGAAGGACGGATCCACGCGCGCGCTCCTCAGGTTCGTTCAAGACGCGCAGTAG